The following proteins come from a genomic window of Meleagris gallopavo isolate NT-WF06-2002-E0010 breed Aviagen turkey brand Nicholas breeding stock chromosome Z, Turkey_5.1, whole genome shotgun sequence:
- the LOC109363962 gene encoding tyrosine-protein kinase JAK2-like, giving the protein MACLTMANIEGTATATVHQNGDILGNTSAPKQTEPLLQVYLYYSPGKTGGDYLQFPAGEYIAEEICTVACKACGIMPVYHNMFALMSETDRVWYPPNHIFHVDEATRLMLLYRIRFYFPHWYCNGTSRAYRYGIIRGSESPVLDDLVMSYLFAQWRDDFLGGWIQMPVTHETQEECLGMAVLDMMRVAKEKDQTPLAVYNSVSTWIFFPVQIRASFKVEIKLHRALAVKF; this is encoded by the exons atggcCTGTCTTACAATGGCAAATATAGAAGGCACAGCAACTGCCACTGTCCACCAGAATGGCGACATCCTTGGGAATACTAGTGCACCCAAGCAGACAGAGCCATTGCTTCAAGTGTACCTTTATTATTCACCTGGGAAGACGGGAGGAGATTATCTTCAATTTCCAGCTGGAGAATACATTGCAGAAGAGATTTGCACTGTTGCCTGCAAAGCATGTG GTATCATGCCGGTCTATCATAATATGTTTGCACTCATGAGTGAAACAGATAGAGTTTGGTATCCTCCAAATCACATTTTCCACGTAGATGAAGCAACCAGACTAATGCTACTGTACCGGATAAG GTTTTATTTTCCCCACTGGTATTGCAATGGCACAAGCAGAGCATATCGCTATGGCATTATTCGGGGTTCAGAAAGCCCTGTTCTTGATGATCTTGTCATGTCTTACCTATTTGCACAG tggcgAGATGATTTTTTGGGTGGATGGATACAAATGCCTGTTACTCATGAAACGCAGGAAGAATGCCTTGGAATGGCTGTTCTGGATATGATGAGGGTGGCCAAGGAAAAGGACCAAACCCCACTGGCTGTTTACAACTCAGTCAG tacatggattttttttccagttcagatCAGGGCCAGCTTCAAAGTTGAGATCAAGTTGCACAGGGCCTTGGCAGTAAAGTTCTGA